A genomic window from Gossypium hirsutum isolate 1008001.06 chromosome D10, Gossypium_hirsutum_v2.1, whole genome shotgun sequence includes:
- the LOC107916095 gene encoding uncharacterized protein isoform X2, whose protein sequence is MARYDTMKEFTWSVTSWGFPSFLPLSELHNPTRGYLVNDTCIVEAYGFTDRKIGFISHELIVKTDADKLKTKEADCVKAAMDNQKTVSTKPVEITNPSPTPPCQIMATEPEEPTEEDMNIFFTSLESKLWSSNTIFSREEAKEALTKVEKASNMTPVNFYGSWKLSPLKHAFKILASFDCSSTTLTIEQIKKELLAMEESFKELAD, encoded by the exons ACACTATGAAAGAGTTCACGTGGAGTGTTACTAGTTGGGGTTTCCCTTCATTCTTACCTCTTAGTGAATTACACAACCCAACAAGAGGCTATCTCGTCAATGATACATGCATAGTTGAAGCCTACGGTTTTACTGATAGGAAAATTGGTTTTATTTCACATGAATTGATAGTCAAAACTGATGCGGATAAACTTAAGACTAAGGAAGCCGATTGTGTTAAAGCAGCCATGGACAACCAGAAAACTGTATCAACCAAACCAGTTGAAATCACTAATCCTTCACCAACTCCACCTTGCCAGATTATG GCTACTGAACCTGAGGAGCCTACTGAGGAAGATATGAACATATTCTTCACTAGCTTAGAGTCTAAGCTTTGGAGCTCCAACACTATTTTTTCTCGAGAAGAAGCAAAGGAAGCACTGACTAAAGTAGAAAAAGCCTCGAATATGACCCCGGTTAATTTTTACGGTTCTTGGAAGCTTTCTCCACTTAAGCATGCATTTAAGATACTAGCTAGTTTTGATTGTTCCTCTACCACCCTTACAATTGAGCAAATAAAAAAAGAGTTGTTGGCCATGGAGGAGAGCTTCAAAGAACTAGCTGACTGA
- the LOC107916095 gene encoding uncharacterized protein isoform X1: MARYDSATLPSGWSRYAHFGLAVIDQFHRENSKTLDTMKEFTWSVTSWGFPSFLPLSELHNPTRGYLVNDTCIVEAYGFTDRKIGFISHELIVKTDADKLKTKEADCVKAAMDNQKTVSTKPVEITNPSPTPPCQIMATEPEEPTEEDMNIFFTSLESKLWSSNTIFSREEAKEALTKVEKASNMTPVNFYGSWKLSPLKHAFKILASFDCSSTTLTIEQIKKELLAMEESFKELAD, from the exons ATTCAGCAACTTTGCCTTCCGGCTGGAGTAGATATGCCCATTTTGGATTAGCAGTCATCGACCAATTTCATCGTGAAAATTCGAAAACACTAG ACACTATGAAAGAGTTCACGTGGAGTGTTACTAGTTGGGGTTTCCCTTCATTCTTACCTCTTAGTGAATTACACAACCCAACAAGAGGCTATCTCGTCAATGATACATGCATAGTTGAAGCCTACGGTTTTACTGATAGGAAAATTGGTTTTATTTCACATGAATTGATAGTCAAAACTGATGCGGATAAACTTAAGACTAAGGAAGCCGATTGTGTTAAAGCAGCCATGGACAACCAGAAAACTGTATCAACCAAACCAGTTGAAATCACTAATCCTTCACCAACTCCACCTTGCCAGATTATG GCTACTGAACCTGAGGAGCCTACTGAGGAAGATATGAACATATTCTTCACTAGCTTAGAGTCTAAGCTTTGGAGCTCCAACACTATTTTTTCTCGAGAAGAAGCAAAGGAAGCACTGACTAAAGTAGAAAAAGCCTCGAATATGACCCCGGTTAATTTTTACGGTTCTTGGAAGCTTTCTCCACTTAAGCATGCATTTAAGATACTAGCTAGTTTTGATTGTTCCTCTACCACCCTTACAATTGAGCAAATAAAAAAAGAGTTGTTGGCCATGGAGGAGAGCTTCAAAGAACTAGCTGACTGA